A single window of Taeniopygia guttata chromosome 1, bTaeGut7.mat, whole genome shotgun sequence DNA harbors:
- the LOC100224972 gene encoding solute carrier family 2, facilitated glucose transporter member 3: protein MDTKKKITAPLVYAVCIAAIGSLQFGYNTGVINAPEKIIRMFFNKTLSERSGKAVSQELLTSLWSLSVAIFSVGGMIGSFSVSLFVNRFGRRNSMLLVNILAFTGGLLMAFSKAAKAVEMLIIGRFVIGTFCGLCTGFVPMYISEVSPTSVRGAFGTLNQLGIVVGILVAQIFGLEAIMGTEGLWPMLLGFTVLPAILQCIGLLFCPESPRFLLINKMEEEKAQAVLQKLRGDRDVSQDIQEMKEESAKMSQEKKATVPELFRSPNYRQAIIIAIMLQLSQQLSGINAVFYYSTGIFERAGITQPIYATIGAGVVNTVFTVVSLFLVERAGRRTLHLVGLAGMAVCAAIMTVALALKDIVDWIRYISIVATFGFVALFEIGPGPIPWFIVAELFSQGPRPAAMAVAGCSNWTSNFLVGMLFPYAEKLCGSYVFLIFLVFLVIFFVFTFFKVPETKGRTFEDISRGFEGRGANTDSSPQKTPMVELNKTA, encoded by the exons ATGGACACCAAGAAG AAAATCACAGCGCCTCTTGTCTATGCTGTTTGCATTGCTGCCATTGGATCTCTCCAGTTTGGGTACAACACTGGTGTCATCAATGCACCTGAGAAG ATCATTCGGATGTTTTTCAACAAAACCCTGTCAGAAAGGAGTGGGAAGGCTGTCTCCCAAGAACTACTCACCTCTCTATGGTCACTTTCTGTAGCCATCTTCTCAGTAGGAGGCATGATTGGCTCCTTCTCAGTCAGTCTGTTTGTGAACAGATTTGGCAG GAGGAACTCCATGTTGCTGGTGAATATCTTGGCTTTTACTGGTGGCCTTCTCATGGCCTTCTCTAAGGCAGCAAAGGCAGTGGAGATGTTGATTATTGGCCGCTTTGTTATTGGCACCTTCTGTGGCCTCTGCACCGGCTTTGTGCCCATGTACATCAGCGAGGTGTCACCCACCAGCGTCCGCGGAGCCTTCGGCACCCTCAACCAGCTGGGCATTGTCGTGGGCATCCTGGTGGCTCAG ATCTTTGGACTGGAGGCAATCATGGGCACTGAAGGACTTTGGCCAATGCTTTTGGGGTTCACGGTCCTCCCAGCAATCCTGCAGTGTATAGGTCTTCTGTTCTGCCCTGAAAGCCCCCGCTTCCTGTTGATCAACAagatggaggaggagaaagCCCAAGCAG TTCTCCAGAAGCTCCGTGGTGATCGAGATGTGTCTCAAGACATCCAGGAGATGAAAGAAGAAAGTGCTAAAATGtcccaggaaaagaaagcaactGTGCCAGAGCTCTTCCGTTCTCCAAACTACCGTCAAGCCATTATCATTGCCATCatgctgcagctctcccagcagctctcaggCATCAATGCT GTATTCTATTATTCCACTGGGATCTTTGAAAGAGCTGGTATCACACAGCCTATCTATGCCACCATTGGAGCTGGTGTGGTAAACACAGTCTTCACTGTGGTGTCG CTGTTCCTGGTGGAGCGTGCAGGGCGCCGGACCCTCCATTTAGTTGGTTTGGCTGGCATGGCTGTCTGTGCTGCTATTATGACTGTGGCTTTAGCTCTGAAG GACATTGTGGACTGGATCAGATACATCAGCATTGTTGCCACTTTTGGCTTTGTGGCTCTTTTTGAGATTGGCCCAGGCCCTATCCCGTGGTTCATTGTGGCAGAGCTCTTCAGCCAGGGCCCACGACCTGCAGCCATGGCAGTGGCTGGTTGTTCCAACTGGACCTCCAATTTCTTGGTGGGAATGCTCTTCCCCTATGCAGAG AAACTATGTGGCTCCTATgtcttcctcatcttccttgTTTTCTTGGTCATCTTCTTTGTCTTCACCTTCTTCAAAGTGCCAGAGACCAAGGGCAGGACTTTTGAAGACATCTCTAGGGGCTTTGAAGGACGAGGAGCAAACACTGACTCGTCACCCCAGAAGACCCCCATGGTGGAGCTGAACAAAACTGCCTAA